Part of the Mycoplasma mycoides subsp. mycoides SC str. PG1 genome is shown below.
GTTTGAACCATCATCATAAAATTTTTGTTGTTCAACTTTTAAAGAAATCATTTATCTTGTCTCCTTGAATAGATGAAAGTTTTATTTTTGTTTGCCGTTGTCGAACTTAAATTGTTGTGGAACTTTATCATCACTAAATCCATTTGGGAGTAAAGCACTCTTTATATCATTATTATATTTCTTTAATAAGGCTTCTCTATAGGATTTACCTTTTTCTTGATCTTTTCCCCCGCCATAAATTAAGTCGTATTGCCCCAATTTATATGGACCAAATAGATTTTTATAGTCATAACCATTAGATCTAAATACAGCTGCTAAACCAGTTTTGGCTCATCCATTAGCTGCATGATATACAGCTAATAATTTATTGTCTTTTGTTCTAACACTAGAACCAGAAGCTCCGCCAGCTGGTGCATAAAATCTTGGAAGTATTTCTAAACCATAATTAAAGTATTTCTTAGCTTTACCTTTGTTTTGCTCATCTAAAGAATATAATTTTTTGCCAACTTTATTAGCTGCTAAAAATGCATCAGTTAGTCCAGGTTTATCAATAAATGATCTATATCCGATTTGATAAGAGAAAAAGTTTCCTTTTTCTAATTCATAATCTTTGAATGAACTTGAAGTTCCTTCCCCATTAACTAATTTTTTATAATATTTATATTCATTATTAATTCATAAAGAAAAATCATATTTTTTATTTTTCAATTGCTTTTCATCTTCGTATTGATCTAAGTAATAATCTTCATTTGAAGTTGGATAACCTACAATATATAGACTATCTAAATCTCTATATGCTTTTAACTCATCTGAATTTTCAGGATTAAAATCAAGTTTTCTATCAAATTTTTTGTAATTTTTATCATCTAATATTGATTCTGATGCAAAACTAATTTTTTTATCACTTTTTGCATAATCATTAGTTATTTTCTTTATTAATTCATTTTTATCATCTTGATATTTACTTGAAATATCACTAGAATCACTTCAAATTGTGCGTGAAAAATTATTTGTATCTAAAAGTTTTTCAAAGTCTATTTCAACAACTGCAAAATCTGCAAATAAGCCTGCTTCACTATACTTAGTTTTTTGATCATCTTTAAGTAACGAAAGTGGACTACTTTCTTTTTTTATAAAGTCAGTAGCATGAAAAATAGCTGTTACTGCTTCATTAAGTTTCTTTTCTTTTTTAGCAGGTTCAAAAGTAAATTTTGTGAAATTCTTATCAGCACTATTTAATCCAAATGTTTGGCCTACTTTTATATTTGAATTTAATCTAGTCAAAGAAAATGAAATCATATCATCTCTTATACCTTTAGCAACGTGTGAATTTGTTCCAAAGTAGAATTTTGTCGGATTATTGATATCAATATAATCCATTATTCACATTGTTCCTGATTCAGAAGTTCGAAAAATTTTCTCTTCTCTTTTCTTTTTATATTCTTCAATTTCTTTTTTCTGTCATTCAACAAGATTATCTCTATTCAAGCTTGATATTTCTTTTAATTTTTTTTCATATTCTGTAGTTATTTCAGATTTTCTTTTATTAAGATTTTCTACTATAGTTGTTCTGCCGTCTAATGGTTGAGAAAGTTGTTTTTCTATTTGAGATACTTCATCTTCAAAGTTTAATCTTAATTGATTTAATTGCGCGGAAATATAACTTTGAATTTGTTTTTCATCTCATTTGTTAAATAATTGAATATTATCTTCAGCCTCTTCAATTTCTTTAGCATAGTCTTTATAAATTGTGAAATTTACTTGATATGTTTGAATTGCAGCTGTTCTATAAGTATCATTTGGAATAGTTCTAGCTAAACCATTAGTCTTAGCTTTTTCAGTTCTCCCAAGTGAATCGACATGAGAAGCAATTTTTCCAATTTCTTGTTCATCATTTACACTTAGACCAATAAATTGACCTGAATTATCATAAACTGGTAGCGTAAACCCTTTTAAAGCAGCATTATAATAACTATCGAACTTAACTTCTTTTGCTAATTTGTCAAATGTTCTAATTTGTTCTTCTTTTGTATCTAGGCCTCTCAGTTTTTTTAAATCAACAGTTCCTGTTCCACTTGATAAATGATTTTTTAATCCTGTTATATATCTTGAATTATCATAATCAAATCGTTGCTCTTGAGTTTTATTACTATAATCATTAAAACCGCTAAGACCACCAAAATAATCCAAGTCATTTACAATTCTAGTTCCTGAAAAATCAAAGTTACCATTTTCATTTAGACCACTAATAATAAAACTTGTAGGTATTTTTGTTCCAGTTTTCTTATTAGTAAACTGAACAAAAATATTAACTTTATTCCCTAAAGAAGAATCTTGGTTAATAACATTTACATTTAAAACTTCAGTAGAAATCTGCCCAATATATTTGCCTTTAAAAATTATACTTATATTTTCTTTTTTCAGTTGTGATGGTAATATATTACCCTTACTTATTTCAGAACCTCTTTGATCCTTAAATTTAATATCAGCATATTTTAAAAGATCATCTTCTGTTTTTATAGAATTAATAAGTTTACTAAATTCATTGTCATCAATAGGTTTAGAGACTACTTTAGAAGGAGTGCAAGCAACTAATAAAGTAATCGGTAGTAAAAGCGTTGATGATGATGCATACATCAATAATTTATTAAATCTTTTCATAGGTTGTATATTCCTTTTTTTGATTATGTAAACGATCTATCAGAAGCAGTTGAAACTTTATAACCTCAACCTTCTAATTGTTTTTTTAGTTCATCAGATCCACTTGGTATTTGAATTTGTTTTCCTGAATTTCTAAGTGATTCATTATATTCCAAGTATTTATCTAAGTTTTTTCTTCCTTCATCAGATAATAGAGTTTTTCCAGAAATTCTTATACTTGTTGTATTATTTCCATTACTAAAATGAATTTTTGGTTTTTCAAGATTTCCTTCTCCAGTTGATAAATGCTGCAAGTTAGCTTCATTTAATTCATCAGAAGAAATTTCAAAATAAGATTCATTATTATATAAGGTTAATTCAGTGATTTTTCTTGGTTCATTTGAAGTATCTAAATCATCATCAAATCTTAGTCCTTTTAATGATTTAATACCTATAACTCTAGAAAAGTCTAAACCTGTTGGATAACTATTTTGTCCTAATTTTTTATCAGGTTCTAATCCAGGTCCATGTCCACCTTGGAAGAATGGTTCATTATTTCTTGCATAATAAACCATTCTTAATCCATCATTAATTCTTTCATAACTACCATTTTTAAAGTCTTCTTGATCAAATGCTAAAGTATTAAAAGTAATTCTAGTTGTAATTTTGTCATATCTAGAATATTCAGCACTTACATTATAATCAATTGTATTAATTCAAGTTGTATTTCTTAAAGCTAATGGATTATATGATCAAGCTTTTTTTAATGAATTTCCACTAGTGTATAATGACAATTCTTTAATATTTTTATTTTCTAAAGCAATTAAACTTGCTGTATTTGTTGCTTTATCTGAGAAGAACAATTCTAATTGTTGAATGTTTTTTGGAAGTGCAGCTAATATATCTTTAAATGCTTGATCTGAGTTTTTCTCACCCATATTTTTTATTCTATAAGAAGTGATTTGTTCACCATCTTTTTGAAGTTTTTCTATTAATTCTTTAGATCTTCTATAAGCTTCATCGTTTGAAACATCTAAATCTAGTACTAATCCTGAATTAAGTTTACCTTTTGTTGGGTTTGGATTTATTCTTTCTAATTTACTAAATCTAATACCATCGCTTGCTTTGAAATTATACTTTTTACTATATTCTTCACTAACATCTTTTTTAACTCAACCTGGATAAGTTCCATTTGCTATTTTATCTGATGATCTATTATAATATTCATCATAATCAAAGACTCTATATTCAGAATTATCTCTTCTTAATCTTGAAGTTACAGTATTATATTCATCTGGTGGTCCTCAACCATTAGAATCAATTTCACCAGCTTCGTTAATAAACGCACTTCTTGGAGAGATTGTTAATCCTTTTTCTAAATATTTTTCTGAAGTTGATGCTATTTTTGTGAATTTAGACTGATCTAAATTAGCAATTAATCAAATATATTCTTGATTTTTAGTTTGAAATTTAGATTTTAGTTTTGGATATTCTTTTTGTGCTTCAGATTTTAAGAAATTTATAACATTTGGTGAATCTAACAATTTTTTATAACGTTCTAAAGTATTTTGAAAAGCACCAGAGTTTTGACGTGCTACTGATTCAAGAGTGCTTAAAATATTATTTAATTCTTTACCAGAATTAAATTCTTTTTTAAGTACATTAAAAATACTATTGTTAAATAATCCTGCACCTTTATCATAACCATTACCACCATTTAAAGCGTCTTTAGCAACTTGTTCTTTTAGTTTATCAGTTACTTTAACACTAAGTATTTTATTAACAGTGTGGTTTTGATATGGTTTTGTTGGATTTGATATTTTTCTGTCTTTATCTCTTTGATGAGTTACAAATCCTGGTGGTCCTTCAATTTCGGCTTCAACTTCAATTCCAGCAATTATAATAGTTTGTTTTCTTCTAGTTATTTTTGGTGAAGTTATTTTTGTTTCAGGCTTTCTCACTACTGGTTTTGGTATTGGTTTTGCCGCTTCTATTTTTTCTTCTTTTTTAGCAGGTGGTATTATTATTTTTTCTTCAATTTTCTTTTCTGTTTCTTTGATGATTTTTTCTTCGCTTGGTTTTAATTTGTTATCTCTATTTGAAACTATTGCATCATTAATTGCATTATTAATTGGAGCTAGTTCAGCATCAGTTATTCCATTCGAAGATGTATCAAAGGAAATATGATTATCAGAAAATGAATAATAAAAAACAGAACCAAATGAAACAGAAGCAGCTAAGGTAGCTACTAAAGCTATTGTTAAAATTTTGTTTTTTTTCTTTTTTAAAAAATACACAATTTTTCTCCCTAGAAATAGAATTATTAATTGTATGTAATTTGACTAATTATAAAGTCACTTAAAGGTATTGTAAATAGACAATTTTTATTATTTTTGTATCTTATTTTAAGCAAATTTGCGCAAAGGCAATATTTAACTATTATATTGTAAAGTATTTTTTCTTATTTTTGAACAAATAAATTTAAAATTGTCTTTAATAGTAAATATAGTTAAAAAATCCTTTAGATATAATCTAAAGGATATTATTTGCTTATTTATTAATATTTATTTTATTTGGCTTGTGTTTTGAATTTAAATTCTTCAGGTGTGTGATCAAAACCTTTATCAAATAAAGCACTTTTTCCACTACTATATTTAACCTTCATTACTTCTCTATATGATTTTCCACTAGCCTGATCACTTCCACCACCATAAATCAAGTCATATTGACCTAAATTATATTTACCAAATAAACCTTTGTAATCATAACCATTGGATCTAAATGTTGCTGCTAATCCAGTTTTTGCAATATTATTAGCTGCATGATATACAGCTAATAATTTATTATCTTTTGTTCTAACACTAGATCCACTAGCCCCACCAGCTGGTGCATAAAATCTTGGTAATATTTCTAAACCATAGTTAAAGTATTTTTTAGTTTTGCCATTATCATTTAAAGTATATAATTTCTTACCGATTCTATGAACTGCTAAAAATGCATCAGTTAATCCTGGTTTATCAATAAATGATCTATATCCAATTTGATATGATAAGAAATTTCCTTTTTCTAATTCATCTTTACTAAATGAACTAGTATAACCTTCTTTATTAGCGAGTTTTTTATAATATTTAGATTCACTATTTACTCATAATGAAAAATCATATTTTTTAGTACTTAATTGAGTATGATCTTCATATTGATCTAAATAATAATCTTCATTTGCTGTTGGATAACCAACTATGTATAGACTTTCTAGTTTTTTATATTCTTCTAATTCACTAGAATTGTTCTTATCAAAATCTAGTTTTCTGTCATATTTTTTATAATATGCTTCATCCAATAATGAATCTGAAACAAATTGAACTTTTTTAGAATTATTACTTGCATAATCATTAGTGATATTAGAAATTAATTTATCTTTATCAGTTTCATAACCAGAAGTAATTTCTTTAGATTCACTTCAAACTGTATGAGTATATTCACTACCATTTAGTAATTTTTCAAAATCAACTTCAATAACTGCAAAATCAGCAAAAATACCTGCTTCCTTATATTTATCTTTCTGAGTTGGTTCTAAAAATTTTAAAGGATTTTTATCTTCTTTTATAAAATCAGTTGCATGAAAAATTGTAGTAATTGCATCAGTTATTTTTTTACTATTTTTTGGAGTAAATACAAATTTAGTAAAGTTTTTATCATAACCATTTAAATTAAATGTTTGACCAACACTAATATTTGAATTTAATCTAGTTAATGATGCTGATAATAAATCATCTTTAAGTGCTTTAGCAACGTGAGAATTTGTTCCAAAATAGAACTTAGTTGGATTTTTGCCATCATTTTCAGTTAAATAATCCATTATTCACATTGTTCCTGATTCAGAAGCTTGAAATTGCTTTAATTCTTTTTTCTCTTTATATTCTTGAATTTGTTTTTGTTGTCATTTAACTAAACCATCTTTACCTAATTTAGATATCTCATCTTTATCTTTTTTATATTTTGACTCCAATTCATTTTTTTGTTTTTGAAGATTATCTATTATACCTGTATTTTCTCTATTAGTAGTTGCTATTTGTTTATCTATTTGTCCAGATTCATCTTCAAAATTCAATTTTAACTGTTTTAGTTGAATATCGATGTAATTTTCAATTTGCTTATCATCTCATGATTCAAATAATTTTATATTATCTTCAGCTTCTTCGATTTCAGCAGCATAATCTTTATGAGCTGTAAAACTTACTTGAAAAGTTTGAATAGCAGCAGTTTTATATGTTTCATTTGGAATGGTTCTAGCTAAACCATTAGTTTTAAATCTATCTCTTCCTAATGAATCAACTGTTGATGGACCTTTATTTATTTCAGAACCATCATTAATTTGTAAACCATTAACTTCACCTTTATCATTATAAACTGGTAAAGTAAATCCTTTTAAAGCAGCATTATAATAAGTATCAAAATTACTTTCATTAGCTTTTTGATCAAACTTATTGATATTATCCTGACTTGTTTCTAAACCTCTATATGTTTTTAAATTAATAGGTTTTTTATCAGGACTAATTTGACCTTCTAATGAATTTATATATTTTTCATTATCATATTTAAATCTATCTTTTTGGCTTTTATTAGAATATGAATCAAACCCACCAGCACCATCAAAATAACTTATAGTATTAACAGAACTATTTCTAAAAGGATCAACAACACCTTTTTTATTTAATCCAGTAACTACAAAGTTTATAGATTTAGTTTTACCTGTTTTATTATTTTTAAATTCAACATAAAGTCTCACACTACTTGAAGATCCATTATTATTTATAGTTGTAACTTCTGCACGAATTTGACCTTTATAATTATCTTTAAATGTAATTTCAACTTGGCTTTTTTCCAACTGACTAGGTATGACATCACCATTACTAATATAAGAACCTCTAGAATCTTTAAACTTAAGATCTGCATATTTTAAAAGATCTTCTTCAGATTTAATAGAATCAACTACTTTTAAAAACTCATTATCATCAATAGATTTTGGTGATGATTTTGTTGAAGTACAAGCAACTAATAAAGTTAAAGGTAATGCTAAAGTTGTTGAAGATAATAATACTAATAATTTATTCACACGTTTCATAAAATATTACTTCCTTTTATTATGTAAATTCTCTTCCATTAGATACATTTACATTAAATCCTCAGCTCTCTAATTGTTTTTTTAATTCAGTAGCTCCAGATTCAACTTCAACTAGGTGTGGTCTACCTTTAAAACTTTCACCATATTTAAAGTATTTGCTTAGATATTGTCTACCTTTTTCAGATATTCTACCTTGTCCAGTTATTTTAATACTTGTTGTTTCATTACCATTACTAAAGTAAATTTTTGGTTTTTCAGGATTTCCTTCACCAGTTGATAAATGTTCTAAGTTTGCATTATTTAGTTCTTCAACTGATATATTAAATGCTGAACCAGTATTATATAAAGTTAATTCTGTAATTTTTCTTGATCTATTTGATGAATTATATTCATCATCAAATCTTAATCCTCTTAATGATCTAATTTTTGGTATTCTTGTAAAATCTAGTCCAGTTGGATAACTATTTTCTCCTAATGATTTATCAGGACTAAGTCCTGGACCAAATCCTCCTTGGAAGAATGGTTCATTATTTCTTGCATAATAAACCATTCTTAACCCATCATTAATTCTTGAATAATCTCCATCTTTTTCATAATCTTTTTGATCAAATGCTAAGGTGTTAAAGGTAATTCTAGTACTTATTTTTTCATATTTAGAATATTCAGCACTAACGTTGTAATCAATTGTATTTATTCAAGTTATATTTTTTAAAGCAAGTGGGTTATATGATCAAGATCTTCTTAGTGAATTACCATTTGTATATAATGATAAATCATCAATTTTTTTATTTTCTAAAGCAATTAAACTTGCAGTATTTGTTGCTTTATCTGAAAAGAATAATTCTAATTGAGGAATATGTTCTGGAAGCTCAGAAAGAATTTCTATAAAGTTTTGAGCCGAATCTTTTTCTCCCATATTTTTAATTCTATAAGAAGTGATTTTTTGATTCTTTTCTTTAAATTTTTTAATTAATTCTTTAGTTTTACCATATGCATAATCTTTTGAAGCATCAATTTCTAAAACTAATCCTTGATTAATTTTATCTTTAGCAGTGGTTGGTTTATCTCTAGTTAATTCACTAATAGTAATTCCTTTGCCTTCTTCAAAACCATAATCTTTAGTATAAGTACTTGTTACATCTTTTTTAGTTCATCCAGGATAATTTCCACTTTCAATAGAATGAGATGATCTATTATACGGAGTATCATAACTAAAAGTTCTATAGTTAGAATTATCATTTTGAATTCTTGAAGTTACAGTATTAAATTCATTAGGTGGTCCTCAACCATTTGAATCAATTTCTCCATTTTCATTAATAAAAGCATTTCTTGGTGAAATTGTTAAACCTTCTTTTAAATATTTTTCTGAAGTTGAAGCAATTTTTGTAAATTTATTTTTATCTAAATTTGCAATTAATCAAATATATCTTTGTTTGTTTGTTTTAAATTTTGGTTTTAATTCTTCATACTTTTCTTTAGCACCTTCTTTTAAGAAATTAACAACATTATCTGAATCTAATAATCTTTTATAACGTTCTAAAGTATTTTCATAAACTGAAGCATTTTGGTTTGCAACAACTTCTAATTCTTCTAGAGTTTTTTCTACATCATTAGTATTAGATAAATCTTTATCAAATACGTTAAACAAACTGTTATTAAATAATCCAGCACCTTTATCATAACCTTCACCACCAGTTAATGAATTTTTAATAACACTATTTCTTAACTCATTTGTTACTTTAACATTAAGAATTTTTCCAACTGATTGATTTTGATAAGGTTTTTTAGGATTAGAAATTCCTCTTCTTTTATCTTCTTCATGAACATGAAATCCTGGTGGACCTTCTACTTCAGCTTCTACTTCAACACCACTAATATAAATTTTTCTTGTTGATCTAGTTATTGCAGGTTTTATATTAGAACTATCTGGTTTTCTAATTTCAGGTTTAAATTCAGGTTTTGCAACCTCAGTTACTTTATCATCTTTTCTAACAGTAGGTATTACCAATTTTTCAGTACTATCAGTTTTTCTAATTTCTTCTTTAGGACTTGGTTTTAATTTATTATCTCTATTTGAAACTACTGCATCATTTGTTGCATTATTAATTGGAGCTAATTCAGCATCAGTTATTCCATTTGATGATGTATCAAATGAAATATTTGCATCAGAAAATGAATAATAAATTACTGAACCAAAAGAAAGAGAAGTAGCTAAACTAGTAACTAATACTAATGTTAAAATTTTATTTTTCTTCTTCTTTAAAAAATACACACTTTCAACTCCTTAAAATCTATATCAATATTGATTATATCATTATAAAAAAGTTATCAAAAACATACTAGTTTAGTAACTTTTAATTAAAATTTATAATTTTTTTTAAAAATTATAGTTATTAAATAATTAATATAAAAAAATCCTTTAGATAAGAATCCCCCCGCTACCATAAACACGGACTAAAATTTTCAATATTATAACAGGATTGTTTTCTGAATTGTACAGGAGACAATCCTTTTAATTTTTCTTTTATTCTTATGTTGTTATATCAATAAATATATTTATGAATTCTTTTAGTTAACTCTTCTACTGAATTATATTTTTCACCATAATAAATTTCTTGCTTTAATAAACCAAAGAAGTTTTCTATAATAGCATTATCTAAGCAATTACCTTTTCTAGACATACTTTGTGTTATGTTATTTTCTTCTAGTTTTTTAGCTCAACTAATGTGCTGATAATGAAATCCCTGATCAGAATGAATCAAAAAACCATTTGTATTTTTAACCTTTTTAAGTGCTTTGTCTAGCATTGAATTTGTTAGGTTTAAGTTAGGATTGGTTTGAATTGAATATGAAATAATTTCATCATTGTAAAGATCAATAATTGGTGATAAATATAACTTTTGACCATTAACTTTAAACTCTGTTACATCAGTGCATCAAAGTTTGTTTGCTTGTAAAGAATGAAAATTTCTTTTTAAAACATTATCTGCAATTTTTCCAACAGTTCCTTTATAAGAACTATATCTTCCATTTTTTGTTCTAAATTTAATACACTGAACTCCAAGCTCTTTAGTTAACCTTAAAATCTTTTTGTGATTTACAATATATCCTTTTGATTTTAAGGCCATTTTTAGCCTTCTATACCCATACGTTTCAAATGATTTGCTAAAAATGTCAACAATCATTTCCTTTAATTCTTTATCTTTATCTATTGTATTTTCTAACTTATGTTTTCATTCATAAAAAGACGATTTAGGTAATTTAGCTATTTTTAAGAGAATAGGAATCTTAACTTTTTTATGTGTTTTTAACAATTCTAAAACTACTTTTGTTTTTTCCTTGTTGATTTTTCTTTTGTCAACAAGGTGTGGAACTTTTTTCAGAATTCAGCCTCCAACTTATAGTATTCCACTTGTTCTTTTAATTCTTTAATTTGTTGTTCATTATTGATTTTTACTTGTGATTTCTTTATTTTAGCTGGTTTTTTATTAGGGTTTTTCATAATTTTCTTAGGTCTTCCTATATTATTATTTAACCCTAAAAATCCATATTCTCTATATTTTTTAACTCAACCAGCTATAGTTGATGAATAAATAATATTAAACTTTTTTGCGACTTCATCATATGAGTGATTAGTTTCAAGTTTATATAATACAATTTTTAGTTTTAGCTTTGCACTATAATAAGGCTTTTTTTCCTTATTAATTAGCCCTTCTATTCCAAACGCTTCAAATCTATTAACTAAACTTTTTACAGTATCAACTGAAATATCATATTTATTTGCTAAATAAGTACTCTTTTTAATATTAAGTTTTTTAGCTTCTTTAACAATTTTTAACTTTTTTTCTAAATTTAATTTAGACATATAAAAACCCCATTTCCTGGATTTTAGTCCGAAATATGGGGTTCGGGAGAAATCTAAAGGATATTGAGATTTACTATTAGCTATTTTTAAATTGAAATTGATCAGGTATTTTATCAAAACCATCTTTAAATAAAGCACTCTTAAAGTTTTTATCTTTATATTTATATCTTTCTTTTAAAGCTTCTCTATAGGATTTACCACTAATTTGATCTTTTCCACCACCATAAATTAAATCATATTGACCTAATTTATAATTACCAAATAAGTTATTATAGTTTTACCACGAGATCTAAAAACAGCTGCTAATCCAGTTTTTGCTGAGTTATTTGCTGCGTGAAATACTGCTAATAACTTGTTATCTTTTGTTCTAACACTAGATCCACTAGCCCCACCACTTGGTGCATAAAATCTTGGTAATATTTCTAATCCATAATTAAAGTATTTTTTAGGTTTACCATTATTATCTAATGTATATAACTTTTTACCAATTCTATGAACTGCTAAAAATGCATCAGTTAATCCAGGCTTGTCTATAAATGATCTATACCCTATTTGATATGAAAAGAAATTACCTTTATCTGTTTCATATTCTTTAAATGAAGGTGGGGTTCCTTCTTTTTTAACTAGATTTTTATAATATTTAGATTCGCTGTTTACTCATAAAGAATAATCATATTCTCTATTTTGTAATTGTTTATAATCTTCATATTTATCTAAATAATAATCTTCAACTGCTATTGGATAACCTACAATATAAAGACTATCTAATTTAGTATATTCATCTACTTCATTTTGTTTTTTTGGATCAAAATCTAGTTTTCTATCAAATGTTTTATATTTTTTATCATCTAGTAAAGATTCAGATTCAAATTGAATTTGCTTATTACTTTTAGCATAGTCATTAGTAATTAAACTGATTAATTTGTTTTGATCTTTATCATACTTGTGAGACACTTCATTTGATTCACTTCAAATTGAATATTTATATTTTGAGTTGTCTAGTAACTTTGAAAAATCGACTTCAATAACAGCAAAATCTGCAAATATTCCAGCATCTTTATATTTTTCTTTTTGCTTATCTTCAAGCATTTTTAATGGATTAGATTCATCTTTTATAAAATCAGTTGCATGAAAAATTGCTGAAACTGCGTCTTTTAATTTAGTTCCATTTTCATTTTTTTCAAAAACAAATTTAGTAAAGTTTTTATCAAACCCATTTAAGTTAAATGTTTGACCAACACTAATATCTGAATTAAGTCTAGTTAAAGAAAATGAAACTAAATTATCTTTTATTGCTTTAGCAACGTGAGAGTTTGTACCAAAATAAAACTTAGTTGGATTAGTTTCATCAATATAATCCATTATTCACATAGTTCCAGATTCAGAAGATCTCAGAGTTTGCTGTCCTTTTTTCTTGTTATACCCTTCTATTTCTTTTTGTTGTCACTCAATTAAACCTTTTTTGTCTAATTTATTAAATTTATCTAAATCTTCTCTATATTTAATTTCTATTTTAGTTTTTTGCTCATTAAGGGTTTTTATAATACCTTCTCTATTCTTAGGTGTTTCTCTTAATTGTTTTTCTATTTCTCTAGTATTATCTTTAAAATTTAGCTCTAATTGATGCAACTGTGTATTAACATAATTTTTAACTTGTTCTTCAGTTCAAGAATTAAACAATTCAATATATTCTTAAGCTTGTTCTATTTCTTCACTATAATCTTTTCACCAATTAAAAGTTACTTGAAAAGTTTGAATAGCAGCAGTTTTGTATGTTTCATTTGGTATAGTTCTAGCTAATCCATTAGTTTTAAATGGATCTCTTCCTAAAGAATCAACTGAAGAAGGCCCTTTAATTACTTCAGGAGCATCATTAATTTGTAAACCTGAGACTTCACCTTTATCATCATAAACTGGTAAAGTAAATCCTTTTAATGCAGCATTATAGTAAGTATCAAAATTATTTTCTTTAGCTAATTTATCAAATTTGTCCTTATTTTTTTGATTAGTATCTAAATTTCTATATGCTTTTAAATCAATAGAATAACCATTTCCAACTTGACGTTCTAATGAACTAATATATTTTTTATTATCAAATTCAAATCTTTCTTTTTGACTTTTTTGAGTATATAAAGCATATCCAGCTTCTCCACCAAAATAATCAAGATCACTATGAACGATACTATGACCAGAAGCATCTACTGTATTTTTTTATTTAGACCAGTAACTTTAAAATTAACAGATTTAGTTTTA
Proteins encoded:
- a CDS encoding putative immunoglobulin-blocking virulence protein, with amino-acid sequence MYFLKKKKNKILTLVLVTSLATSLSFGSVIYYSFSDANISFDTSSNGITDAELAPINNATNDAVVSNRDNKLKPSPKEEIRKTDSTEKLVIPTVRKDDKVTEVAKPEFKPEIRKPDSSNIKPAITRSTRKIYISGVEVEAEVEGPPGFHVHEEDKRRGISNPKKPYQNQSVGKILNVKVTNELRNSVIKNSLTGGEGYDKGAGLFNNSLFNVFDKDLSNTNDVEKTLEELEVVANQNASVYENTLERYKRLLDSDNVVNFLKEGAKEKYEELKPKFKTNKQRYIWLIANLDKNKFTKIASTSEKYLKEGLTISPRNAFINENGEIDSNGWGPPNEFNTVTSRIQNDNSNYRTFSYDTPYNRSSHSIESGNYPGWTKKDVTSTYTKDYGFEEGKGITISELTRDKPTTAKDKINQGLVLEIDASKDYAYGKTKELIKKFKEKNQKITSYRIKNMGEKDSAQNFIEILSELPEHIPQLELFFSDKATNTASLIALENKKIDDLSLYTNGNSLRRSWSYNPLALKNITWINTIDYNVSAEYSKYEKISTRITFNTLAFDQKDYEKDGDYSRINDGLRMVYYARNNEPFFQGGFGPGLSPDKSLGENSYPTGLDFTRIPKIRSLRGLRFDDEYNSSNRSRKITELTLYNTGSAFNISVEELNNANLEHLSTGEGNPEKPKIYFSNGNETTSIKITGQGRISEKGRQYLSKYFKYGESFKGRPHLVEVESGATELKKQLESWGFNVNVSNGREFT
- the mip gene encoding Ig-specific serine endopeptidase MIP, giving the protein MKRVNKLLVLLSSTTLALPLTLLVACTSTKSSPKSIDDNEFLKVVDSIKSEEDLLKYADLKFKDSRGSYISNGDVIPSQLEKSQVEITFKDNYKGQIRAEVTTINNNGSSSSVRLYVEFKNNKTGKTKSINFVVTGLNKKGVVDPFRNSSVNTISYFDGAGGFDSYSNKSQKDRFKYDNEKYINSLEGQISPDKKPINLKTYRGLETSQDNINKFDQKANESNFDTYYNAALKGFTLPVYNDKGEVNGLQINDGSEINKGPSTVDSLGRDRFKTNGLARTIPNETYKTAAIQTFQVSFTAHKDYAAEIEEAEDNIKLFESWDDKQIENYIDIQLKQLKLNFEDESGQIDKQIATTNRENTGIIDNLQKQKNELESKYKKDKDEISKLGKDGLVKWQQKQIQEYKEKKELKQFQASESGTMWIMDYLTENDGKNPTKFYFGTNSHVAKALKDDLLSASLTRLNSNISVGQTFNLNGYDKNFTKFVFTPKNSKKITDAITTIFHATDFIKEDKNPLKFLEPTQKDKYKEAGIFADFAVIEVDFEKLLNGSEYTHTVWSESKEITSGYETDKDKLISNITNDYASNNSKKVQFVSDSLLDEAYYKKYDRKLDFDKNNSSELEEYKKLESLYIVGYPTANEDYYLDQYEDHTQLSTKKYDFSLWVNSESKYYKKLANKEGYTSSFSKDELEKGNFLSYQIGYRSFIDKPGLTDAFLAVHRIGKKLYTLNDNGKTKKYFNYGLEILPRFYAPAGGASGSSVRTKDNKLLAVYHAANNIAKTGLAATFRSNGYDYKGLFGKYNLGQYDLIYGGGSDQASGKSYREVMKVKYSSGKSALFDKGFDHTPEEFKFKTQAK
- a CDS encoding IS3-like element IS1296 family transposase (programmed frameshift) encodes the protein MSKLNLEKKLKIVKEAKKLNIKKSTYLANKYDISVDTVKSLVNRFEAFGIEGLINKEKKPYYSAKLKLKIVLYKLETNHSYDEVAKKFNIIYSSTIAGWVKKYREYGFLGLNNNIGRPKKIMKNPNKKPAKIKKSQVKINNEQQIKELKEQVEYYKLEAEFWKKFPHLVDKRKINKEKTKVVLELLKTHKKVKIPILLKIAKLPKSSFYEWKHKLENTIDKDKELKEMIVDIFSKSFETYGYRRLKMALKSKGYIVNHKKILRLTKELGVQCIKFRTKNGRYSSYKGTVGKIADNVLKRNFHSLQANKLWCTDVTEFKVNGQKLYLSPIIDLYNDEIISYSIQTNPNLNLTNSMLDKALKKVKNTNGFLIHSDQGFHYQHISWAKKLEENNITQSMSRKGNCLDNAIIENFFGLLKQEIYYGEKYNSVEELTKRIHKYIYWYNNIRIKEKLKGLSPVQFRKQSCYNIENFSPCLW